A part of Solibacillus sp. FSL H8-0538 genomic DNA contains:
- a CDS encoding ABC transporter ATP-binding protein, with protein MKNMHWIWYYIKNQKLLYFSAIFLLIIESISFVYSITLQQYIIDKIIMGTNFGGILKYVILIALCYFVFIILFVVNPYIQSKIHGRIKYQLVEQGLSTLYSTPINIIQKERNARYVHFFANEIPIVARLIGEDISDIIKHLVSTIIICVLFLKASPILFLSILTLSLFYIKSGKKLSNKQKKAWKDIQDKKSSLLIVLEECITSTRDVIANNRGDWENTRYQNSFIKYFQSVMLEGKLKIKMVFSLESITSIAQLIVIGYGGYLVVKGSISIGLLVVIYQLTLELLHSFVKVYNLIFSFSGKMASVENISNWFNTIPKKTKSTKTISAIESLTINNISFRYNAGEKFILRNFSLDIPIGKKIAIVGPSGSGKSTIGSLIENLYEVEEGSIKSNNINITDISKDIWKSKVNIVFQDPYIFPGTIRDNLLLGYNQITDAQIISLAKAMCIDDMIQKLPDKYDSSLGERGITISGGEKQRLALVRALIRDPEVLILDESTSALDVNTEKIIQKNLAIIRENKTTIIIAHRLSTIKDSDIIFVIDRGTIVEQGCHSELLQNKSLYYELVMNEIKDTNQ; from the coding sequence ATGAAGAATATGCATTGGATTTGGTATTATATAAAAAATCAAAAGTTATTATATTTTTCTGCTATTTTTTTATTAATAATTGAATCAATAAGCTTTGTTTATTCAATCACTTTGCAACAATATATTATTGATAAAATAATTATGGGAACAAATTTTGGTGGAATTTTGAAATACGTTATATTAATAGCTTTATGTTATTTTGTATTCATAATATTATTTGTTGTTAATCCGTATATTCAAAGTAAAATTCATGGTCGTATTAAATATCAATTAGTTGAGCAAGGTTTATCGACTTTATATAGTACGCCAATAAATATAATTCAGAAAGAAAGAAATGCCCGCTATGTACATTTTTTTGCTAATGAAATACCAATTGTAGCAAGATTAATAGGAGAAGATATTTCGGATATTATAAAGCACTTAGTAAGTACTATTATTATTTGTGTATTATTTTTAAAGGCATCTCCAATACTTTTCTTATCGATTCTTACTTTGTCTCTTTTCTATATAAAATCGGGGAAAAAACTATCAAATAAGCAAAAAAAAGCTTGGAAAGATATTCAAGATAAAAAATCTTCACTACTAATTGTATTAGAAGAATGTATCACATCTACTCGTGATGTGATCGCAAATAATCGAGGTGATTGGGAAAACACGAGATATCAAAACAGTTTTATTAAATACTTTCAAAGTGTAATGTTGGAAGGAAAGCTAAAGATAAAAATGGTATTTTCATTAGAATCTATAACTTCCATTGCGCAGCTAATTGTAATTGGATATGGGGGATACCTTGTCGTGAAAGGGTCAATATCAATTGGTTTATTAGTTGTTATTTACCAACTTACATTAGAACTGCTCCATTCATTTGTAAAAGTATACAATTTAATATTTTCATTTTCAGGCAAGATGGCTTCAGTTGAAAATATTAGTAATTGGTTTAATACAATACCAAAGAAAACAAAGAGTACTAAAACGATTTCCGCAATTGAGTCATTAACAATCAATAATATCTCATTTCGGTATAATGCAGGTGAAAAATTTATATTAAGAAATTTTTCTTTAGATATACCAATTGGAAAGAAAATAGCTATAGTTGGCCCTAGTGGTAGTGGGAAGTCAACTATTGGAAGTTTAATTGAAAATTTATATGAAGTTGAGGAGGGGAGTATAAAGTCAAATAATATTAATATTACTGATATTTCAAAAGATATTTGGAAATCAAAAGTAAATATTGTTTTTCAAGATCCATACATATTTCCAGGTACTATAAGGGATAACTTATTACTGGGGTACAATCAAATTACTGATGCTCAAATAATAAGTTTAGCCAAAGCAATGTGTATTGATGATATGATTCAAAAATTGCCAGATAAGTATGATAGTTCTCTAGGGGAGCGTGGAATAACGATTTCAGGCGGTGAAAAACAAAGGTTAGCATTAGTTCGTGCTTTAATTAGAGATCCAGAGGTATTAATTTTAGATGAGTCTACATCGGCATTAGATGTAAACACGGAAAAAATAATTCAAAAAAATCTTGCCATAATTAGAGAAAATAAAACGACAATTATTATTGCTCATCGACTTTCTACTATTAAAGATTCAGACATAATCTTTGTTATCGATAGGGGGACAATTGTAGAACAAGGTTGTCATTCTGAATTATTACAAAATAAATCATTGTATTATGAATTAGTGATGAATGAGATAAAAGATACTAATCAGTAA
- a CDS encoding thiamine-binding protein, translating into MTNSLISIQIIPKTKNGESVIPYVDEAIRVIQESGVKFEVHPLETTMEGDLQQLLQVITKMNDRMIEMGSRNVISQIKVLYQPSGILMDQLTEKYR; encoded by the coding sequence ATGACAAATTCACTGATCAGTATTCAAATCATACCAAAAACAAAAAATGGCGAAAGTGTAATTCCGTATGTAGATGAAGCAATCCGAGTGATACAAGAGTCCGGGGTAAAATTTGAGGTACATCCTCTCGAAACAACAATGGAAGGCGATTTACAGCAATTACTTCAGGTTATCACGAAAATGAACGATCGTATGATTGAGATGGGAAGCCGTAACGTTATCTCCCAAATAAAAGTATTGTACCAGCCATCAGGCATCTTAATGGATCAGCTTACGGAGAAATATAGATAA
- a CDS encoding ABC transporter permease, protein MMKIVSKGWRPLLVLLLLFIVWETIVIKFSIPNWLLPSPTKIFYEGFDGWSNFYPHLLSTVKLSLLGFALGLLIGLLTAILLHLLPFIRESIYPLLIISQNIPIIVLAPLLVIWFGFGLLPKMIVITLVCFFPITVAALDGFKQTSNELKHYMIMAGASNKQLFWKLELPYALPSLFSGLKISATYSVMGAVISEWLGAKNGIGVYMTLASSSFRTDRVFVAIFAIVTLSLLFFSIIVLIERRFVRWQLKGAKLK, encoded by the coding sequence ATGATGAAGATCGTATCGAAAGGGTGGAGACCATTACTGGTTCTCCTCCTTTTATTCATTGTATGGGAAACGATTGTGATTAAATTTAGTATTCCTAATTGGCTTTTACCCTCTCCGACAAAAATATTTTATGAAGGTTTCGATGGTTGGTCCAACTTTTACCCACATTTATTATCAACCGTCAAACTATCCTTACTCGGATTTGCACTAGGTTTACTTATCGGTTTACTTACAGCTATTTTATTGCACTTGCTCCCTTTCATTCGGGAATCGATTTATCCGTTGTTAATCATATCACAAAACATTCCAATTATTGTCTTGGCTCCTCTTTTGGTGATTTGGTTTGGCTTTGGATTATTACCAAAAATGATCGTCATCACGCTCGTTTGCTTTTTTCCAATCACTGTTGCCGCATTAGATGGATTTAAGCAAACTTCCAATGAATTAAAGCATTACATGATTATGGCAGGTGCGTCGAATAAGCAATTATTTTGGAAGTTGGAGCTTCCCTATGCCCTTCCTTCACTATTTTCAGGTTTGAAGATATCCGCTACCTACAGTGTCATGGGGGCAGTTATTTCTGAATGGCTTGGAGCGAAGAATGGTATCGGTGTTTATATGACCCTCGCCTCCTCATCCTTTCGAACAGATAGAGTATTTGTGGCCATATTTGCTATTGTGACATTAAGTTTATTATTTTTTTCTATAATCGTTCTTATTGAGCGAAGGTTCGTTCGGTGGCAGTTGAAAGGGGCGAAATTGAAGTGA
- the tnpC gene encoding IS66 family transposase, producing MTNVSPKQENQNERLIRMLEQQLAQSNRQIEALTEQVRQLTKALYGSKSEKSKYKAPDGQGSLFEDDPSFSDSEQTEEQSTAMITYTVVRKLHKKKRNDSFRDGIEIEEIHHHPENTQCDCCLGQMTEAGTTIAREEAKFIPATMKRVQHIEHAYECRHCKKDTTQKAQMKRGKAPQAAIQRSIAGPTVLAKLIYDKFIQYLPLYRQVKEWDRFGLLTNDKNLSNWVIRAAEDWLLPVYEQMKQTLTAKSVLHVDETYAQIIKRSDGKSGQSNAYNWVFRSVPSQGPIIVLFQSALSRSRSVLENFTAGFKGTVICDGYSAYGNLPDVTFANCWAHVRRYWLKADSRNGQIGVDYCDQLYHLERQFKHLSPGKRRKARQKHSKPIVEKFLKWVDESPFFGKNALAKAAEYTLNRVHGLKAFLLDGRIEIDNNPAENAIRPNVIGRKNWLFSVSEAGAKANAICLSLAETAKANGIDFYQYLVTLMTELPNLPIHQQPQILINYMPWSKNIQATCAK from the coding sequence TTGACGAACGTTTCTCCTAAGCAAGAAAATCAAAATGAACGATTAATTCGAATGCTTGAGCAACAATTAGCTCAGTCAAATCGACAAATCGAAGCGTTGACTGAACAAGTTCGCCAATTAACCAAGGCTTTATACGGTTCAAAATCGGAAAAATCAAAGTATAAAGCACCAGACGGACAAGGTTCTTTATTCGAAGACGATCCGTCTTTTAGCGATTCTGAGCAGACAGAAGAACAAAGCACGGCAATGATTACGTATACCGTTGTCCGTAAATTACATAAGAAAAAACGGAATGATTCTTTTCGTGACGGGATTGAAATAGAAGAAATTCACCATCATCCTGAAAACACGCAATGTGACTGTTGCCTTGGTCAAATGACCGAAGCTGGTACGACCATTGCGCGTGAGGAAGCAAAATTCATTCCGGCTACAATGAAGCGTGTTCAACATATTGAACACGCTTATGAGTGTAGGCATTGTAAAAAAGATACTACTCAAAAAGCGCAGATGAAACGTGGAAAAGCACCGCAAGCTGCCATTCAACGTAGCATTGCAGGACCTACTGTTTTAGCAAAACTCATCTACGATAAGTTCATCCAGTACTTACCTCTTTACCGCCAGGTGAAGGAGTGGGACCGATTTGGTCTGCTTACCAATGACAAAAACTTATCGAATTGGGTCATTCGTGCAGCAGAAGATTGGCTTCTACCGGTTTATGAGCAGATGAAGCAGACATTAACAGCAAAATCTGTTCTGCATGTGGACGAAACGTATGCGCAAATTATTAAACGATCAGATGGTAAATCAGGTCAATCGAATGCCTACAATTGGGTGTTCCGAAGCGTGCCAAGCCAAGGACCAATCATCGTTCTTTTCCAAAGTGCTTTATCGAGAAGTCGTTCTGTATTAGAAAACTTTACAGCTGGCTTTAAAGGAACCGTGATTTGTGATGGATATTCTGCATACGGCAATCTACCTGATGTCACGTTCGCCAACTGTTGGGCGCATGTACGACGTTATTGGCTGAAAGCTGATAGCAGAAACGGTCAAATTGGTGTGGATTACTGTGACCAACTGTATCACTTAGAACGTCAATTTAAGCATCTTTCACCAGGTAAACGACGAAAAGCACGGCAAAAACATTCGAAACCGATTGTAGAAAAGTTTCTAAAATGGGTAGATGAATCCCCTTTCTTCGGAAAAAATGCCTTGGCAAAAGCTGCCGAATATACATTAAATCGTGTACATGGGTTAAAAGCTTTTCTGCTCGATGGTCGCATTGAAATCGATAATAATCCAGCTGAAAATGCGATTCGCCCTAATGTGATCGGCCGAAAGAACTGGCTTTTCTCTGTTAGTGAAGCTGGTGCTAAAGCGAATGCGATCTGCTTAAGTTTGGCTGAAACAGCAAAAGCAAATGGTATCGACTTCTATCAATACCTAGTAACGTTAATGACAGAGCTGCCGAATTTACCGATCCATCAGCAACCCCAAATTTTAATTAACTACATGCCTTGGTCAAAAAATATCCAAGCCACATGTGCTAAATAG
- a CDS encoding ABC transporter ATP-binding protein: MSHLTVSNISKQFDKNEVIKNLAFTVEKNEFVSILGPSGSGKSTIFSLIGGILSPDKGTIHLDHQVINGKRGFISYMPQTPSLLPWRTILENVLLGQELQGKKEKEAALEMIDIAGLTGYENAYPHELSGGMKQRASFIRALLSPQSIICLDEPFSALDELTRLDMQKWLLSIWEEHRRTILFVTHNIEEALFLSDRIIVLSNKPSQVAAEFHVSFPRPREESLFLEDEFLEWKRKIYYSLKKTGE; encoded by the coding sequence GTGAGTCATCTTACGGTTTCAAATATTTCTAAGCAATTTGACAAGAATGAAGTTATCAAAAATCTCGCATTCACAGTTGAAAAGAATGAGTTTGTTTCGATTCTTGGGCCATCAGGTAGTGGGAAAAGTACTATTTTTAGTCTTATCGGAGGAATCCTCTCACCAGATAAAGGAACCATCCACTTAGATCATCAAGTCATTAACGGAAAACGGGGGTTTATTAGCTATATGCCACAAACCCCTTCTCTCCTTCCTTGGAGAACGATTCTTGAAAATGTATTGCTAGGGCAAGAACTGCAAGGAAAAAAAGAAAAAGAAGCAGCATTAGAAATGATCGATATCGCTGGATTAACGGGTTATGAAAATGCGTATCCTCATGAATTATCAGGTGGTATGAAACAAAGGGCTTCCTTTATTCGAGCATTATTAAGTCCACAATCCATCATTTGCTTGGACGAACCTTTTTCCGCCTTAGATGAATTAACACGGCTTGATATGCAAAAATGGCTTTTATCGATTTGGGAAGAACATCGAAGAACCATCCTTTTTGTGACACATAATATTGAAGAAGCATTATTTCTATCCGACCGAATTATTGTTTTATCCAATAAACCTTCTCAAGTGGCAGCAGAATTTCACGTTTCTTTTCCACGTCCAAGAGAGGAAAGTCTATTTCTAGAAGACGAGTTCTTAGAATGGAAAAGGAAAATTTACTATTCTCTCAAAAAAACAGGAGAGTGA
- a CDS encoding TatD family hydrolase, translating to MEKENLLFSQKNRRVIKLLKMIDAHIHLDHYNDQEIKDIIERDSSLEALISVSFDLDSSKKNKDLAKVYSKVKPAFGYHPEQTPPTEKQVDELFSWIKSNQNDMVAVGEVGLPYYLRKEQKLTTFQRSQYIELLEAFIKLSKELEKPIVLHAVYEDAPIVCDLLERYSVPKAHFHWFKGDSKTILRMAVNGYYISVTPDVLYEEEIQQLVQSYPLQQIMVETDGPWPFEGPFTEKMTHPSMIKESIKTISEIKKLSIDEVYYHVFYNTKSFFSI from the coding sequence ATGGAAAAGGAAAATTTACTATTCTCTCAAAAAAACAGGAGAGTGATTAAGTTGCTAAAAATGATTGATGCACATATTCACTTAGATCATTATAACGATCAAGAAATAAAGGATATCATTGAAAGGGACTCATCTTTAGAAGCACTAATATCTGTTTCTTTTGATTTAGACTCAAGTAAAAAAAATAAGGATCTTGCCAAAGTATACTCAAAGGTTAAGCCCGCTTTCGGCTATCATCCTGAGCAAACGCCCCCTACGGAGAAGCAAGTGGATGAACTTTTCAGTTGGATAAAGAGCAATCAAAATGACATGGTTGCAGTTGGTGAAGTAGGGCTTCCGTATTATTTAAGAAAAGAACAAAAACTAACGACTTTTCAACGTAGCCAGTACATTGAACTATTAGAAGCATTTATTAAACTAAGTAAGGAATTAGAAAAACCTATCGTCCTTCATGCTGTTTATGAAGATGCACCCATCGTTTGTGACCTTTTGGAGAGATACTCCGTTCCAAAAGCCCATTTTCATTGGTTCAAAGGTGATTCCAAAACGATCCTGCGAATGGCTGTAAACGGGTACTACATTTCTGTCACGCCCGATGTTTTGTATGAGGAGGAAATTCAACAGCTCGTTCAATCCTATCCACTTCAGCAAATCATGGTCGAAACAGATGGTCCATGGCCGTTTGAAGGGCCTTTTACCGAAAAGATGACTCATCCCTCCATGATAAAAGAGTCTATTAAAACGATATCCGAAATAAAAAAGCTTTCAATTGATGAAGTTTATTATCACGTATTTTATAATACTAAATCATTCTTTTCTATTTAA
- a CDS encoding ABC transporter substrate-binding protein yields MKKWLIVLCSLFIIAGCSNPKSESETKKKDTHSLKKVSVVLDWTPNTNHTGLYVAKEKGYFKDEGLDVNIIMPGDAGADQLVASGKSEFGVSYQESITQARIQDVPLVSIAAIIQHNTSGFASPVAKNIVTPKDFVGKTYGGWGSPVEKSVISSLMQKENADVNKVSFVNMGDTDFFTAVKRDIDFAWIYYGWTGVEAELRGEKLNMVYLTDYSDKLDYYTPVLATNENMIKENPDTVKAFVKAVSKGYEFAIKHPSDAADILIKEVPELDPKLVKKSQEWLASKYQDDAPRWGEQKQIVWENYASWMFDNGLLEKELDAKKAFTNEFLPQ; encoded by the coding sequence ATGAAAAAGTGGTTAATCGTATTATGTTCATTATTTATAATTGCAGGTTGTAGCAATCCGAAATCAGAATCAGAAACGAAAAAGAAAGACACACACTCTCTTAAAAAGGTATCTGTCGTACTTGATTGGACACCAAATACGAATCATACCGGTTTATATGTAGCCAAAGAAAAAGGCTATTTTAAAGACGAAGGATTAGATGTGAACATCATTATGCCAGGTGATGCTGGAGCAGACCAGCTTGTGGCTTCAGGCAAATCAGAGTTTGGCGTTAGCTATCAAGAATCAATCACACAAGCACGCATACAAGACGTTCCTCTTGTTTCCATAGCAGCCATCATTCAACATAATACATCTGGTTTTGCCTCACCAGTTGCGAAGAACATTGTTACACCAAAAGACTTTGTAGGTAAAACATATGGGGGCTGGGGCTCACCAGTTGAAAAATCTGTTATTTCTTCCTTGATGCAAAAAGAAAATGCTGATGTAAATAAAGTCTCGTTTGTTAATATGGGAGATACTGATTTCTTTACAGCTGTGAAACGAGACATCGATTTCGCATGGATTTATTATGGCTGGACTGGTGTAGAGGCAGAGCTGCGTGGAGAAAAGCTCAATATGGTATATTTAACAGACTACTCTGATAAACTTGATTATTACACGCCAGTTCTCGCAACTAATGAAAACATGATTAAAGAAAACCCAGATACAGTAAAAGCTTTTGTAAAAGCTGTTTCCAAAGGGTATGAGTTTGCTATTAAACATCCATCCGATGCTGCCGACATTTTAATTAAAGAAGTGCCTGAATTGGATCCAAAGCTTGTTAAAAAAAGTCAAGAATGGCTAGCCTCTAAATATCAAGATGATGCACCAAGATGGGGCGAGCAAAAACAAATAGTATGGGAAAATTATGCTTCGTGGATGTTTGACAATGGGCTGCTTGAGAAAGAGCTTGATGCCAAAAAAGCATTTACAAATGAATTTTTACCACAATAA
- a CDS encoding nitrous oxide reductase accessory protein NosL encodes MKKLFVLGLILLSIISVDLIDNKHKINAEAAESSLEKDVPNKTNCAFCNMVVYQKKDKMGVFSAQAIKKNGKVVYYDDIGCLLYDEVKHKTKNKKYVRDYKTLKWVQAEKATYVKTSLASPMDDGYIYFAKAADAKNYIAKHSGTEIVRFQTVQNESVQKYQ; translated from the coding sequence TTGAAAAAACTATTCGTATTAGGACTAATATTGTTAAGTATCATCTCAGTAGATTTAATAGACAACAAGCACAAAATAAATGCTGAGGCAGCTGAATCTAGTTTAGAAAAAGATGTACCAAATAAAACAAATTGCGCATTTTGCAATATGGTTGTGTACCAAAAAAAAGATAAAATGGGTGTTTTTTCAGCGCAGGCAATTAAAAAGAACGGAAAGGTTGTTTATTACGATGACATCGGTTGTCTTTTATACGATGAAGTAAAACATAAAACAAAAAATAAAAAGTATGTTCGTGATTACAAAACATTAAAGTGGGTTCAAGCTGAAAAGGCCACTTATGTTAAAACATCGCTAGCTTCACCAATGGACGATGGTTATATATATTTTGCTAAAGCAGCAGATGCGAAGAATTATATTGCCAAACATTCAGGTACAGAAATTGTCCGGTTTCAAACTGTTCAAAATGAGAGTGTTCAGAAATATCAATAA
- a CDS encoding nitrous oxide reductase accessory protein NosL — protein MRYLITGLLYTVYAEDKLGNKAVKTITIDGISEFTEVTQTGVHCEVCRMDLHNTDPNKVYSAKALDQEENTHYFCRIGCMYHQEQANGVAYTNKFVRDYSATAPRLNNWIAVENAVTVKFNNRETAKGIMGWKLFHFTDLSSAANYLAVSKEKVVAEKLGNIIQYAKTNNKGMNYQYEVDKAVQ, from the coding sequence ATGCGTTATTTGATTACGGGCTTACTTTATACCGTGTATGCTGAGGACAAATTGGGGAATAAAGCAGTAAAAACAATTACTATTGATGGAATATCTGAATTTACAGAAGTAACACAAACGGGTGTACATTGTGAAGTTTGTCGTATGGATCTTCATAACACTGACCCAAATAAAGTGTATTCTGCCAAAGCGCTTGACCAAGAAGAAAATACACATTATTTTTGTAGAATTGGATGTATGTATCATCAAGAGCAGGCAAATGGTGTAGCATATACTAATAAATTTGTTCGTGATTATAGTGCAACAGCACCACGCTTAAATAACTGGATTGCAGTTGAAAATGCAGTAACTGTGAAATTCAATAATCGTGAAACTGCCAAAGGAATCATGGGGTGGAAACTTTTCCATTTCACAGATTTATCAAGTGCAGCAAACTATCTAGCTGTGAGTAAAGAAAAAGTAGTAGCTGAAAAATTAGGAAACATCATTCAATATGCGAAAACGAATAATAAGGGTATGAATTATCAATACGAGGTCGATAAAGCAGTACAGTAA
- the tnpB gene encoding IS66 family insertion sequence element accessory protein TnpB (TnpB, as the term is used for proteins encoded by IS66 family insertion elements, is considered an accessory protein, since TnpC, encoded by a neighboring gene, is a DDE family transposase.) — MKHDFTSVQNIYIICGKTDMRKGIDGLATLIQDSFKLDPYSDSIFLFSGTSKDRYKCLYFDGDGFAMLYKRLDNGKLQWPKDEKEVRNLSQKELRWLLEGLSLQQPKAIAKSAKGVF, encoded by the coding sequence ATGAAGCATGATTTTACGAGCGTGCAGAACATCTACATTATTTGCGGTAAGACCGATATGCGTAAAGGTATTGACGGTCTCGCAACACTCATTCAGGATTCTTTTAAACTTGATCCATATAGTGATTCCATCTTCTTATTTTCTGGAACGAGTAAAGACCGTTATAAATGTTTGTATTTTGATGGAGATGGCTTCGCCATGCTTTATAAACGATTAGATAATGGCAAACTGCAATGGCCAAAAGATGAAAAGGAAGTACGTAACCTTTCACAAAAGGAACTTCGCTGGCTGTTAGAAGGTTTATCGCTTCAGCAGCCAAAAGCGATTGCGAAATCTGCAAAAGGTGTCTTTTAA